A genomic window from Nicotiana sylvestris chromosome 11, ASM39365v2, whole genome shotgun sequence includes:
- the LOC138881543 gene encoding uncharacterized protein, translating into MKSDPSTRRSNVLCEFHQERGHKTEDCIGLQQEVVRILNQGISEGTAERSWTGVNFACGRDQPQGPPKPPSPARTIQMIIGGGDDLVINHVKFTITHKLKRTVAHEWYDNLEDSIIFDKSVTKGLSFPHYDALVITLHIADTDVKRIMKDDGNDVCISHPRVLVQMRLKDKIVPRCITLKGFNNVVERTSGEIVLPVLAGGVTLETTFHVMN; encoded by the coding sequence atgaagtcAGATCCGAGCACCCGGAGATCAAACGTTCTGTGTGAATTCCACCAGGAAAGAGGACACAAGACCGAAGACTGCATAGGTCTACAACAGGAAGTGGTGAGAATACTAAATCAGGGAATATCTGAAGGAACTGCTGAGCGATCGTGGACGGGGGTTAACTTCGCTTGTGGACGCGATCAACCTCAAGGACCCCCAAAACCACCTTCACCAgctcgtaccatacaaatgatcattggcggTGGCGATGATTtggtaatcaaccatgtgaaattcaccatCACACACAAACTCAAGAGGACAGTCGCTCATGAATGGTACGACaacctcgaagatagtatcatctttGATAAGTCAGTTACTAagggtttgtctttccctcactatgatgctttggttataactttacatATCGCGGATACCGATGTAAAACGAATAATGAAAGATGATGGAAACGACGTGTGTATTAGTCATCCACGAGTCCTCGTACAGATGAGACTCAAGGATAAGATAGTACCACGCTGCATAACACTGAAGGGTTTTAATAATGTAGTGGAACGGACCTCCGGAGAGATAGTGTTACCCGTTCTGGCAGGAGGAGTCACTCTGGAAACGACGTTTCACGTCATGAACTAG